A genomic window from Glycine soja cultivar W05 chromosome 10, ASM419377v2, whole genome shotgun sequence includes:
- the LOC114369546 gene encoding uncharacterized protein LOC114369546 yields MASNPSLLPEIGPDGLAKEAPVIGYTEKIIEAEQLQLQKYIQENYSKIRDVERELANLSLEMKLTAGPKKAALEHLRKKIEESTERIRVAKLKEEQAQKVWESASKVVRDEEALKQKLCEDLSNLVQESSNSQFARLEELKRRLEALNPTRPSTNLYHDGRSGASSQSSTPQPGSSVPNAKESNEGSTESVPNQSNGQKVAVTNGPNQQPHNEGEGRSKKKVNFQPKGKGIGAVAKGRSSTPGWTGAGFDVDGRT; encoded by the exons ATGGCTTCGAACCCTTCGCTTCTCCCTGAGATCGGACCCGATGGTCTCGCTAAAGAAGCTCCCGTCATCGGCTACACCGAGAAG ATCATCGAAGCAGAACAGCTTCAATTGCAGAA ATACATTCAAGAAAACTATTCTAAAATTCGTGATGTGGAGCGTGAGCTTGCAAATCTTTCACTGGAGATGAAACTAACAGCTGGGCCGAAAAAAGCAG CTCTTGAACATTTGAGGAAGAAAatagaggaatcaacagaaagAATCCGGGTGGCCAAGCTAAAGGAAGAACAGGCACAGAAG GTGTGGGAATCAGCATCCAAAGTAGTAAGAGATGAGGAAGCATTAAAGCAAAAGTTATGTGAAGACTTGAGTAATCTG GTTCAAGAAAGCAGTAACTCTCAGTTTGCTAGGCTGGAGGAATTAAAAAGAAGATTGGAAGCTTTGAATCCAACTCGCCCATCAACTAATCTTTATCAT GATGGGAGATCAGGAGCTTCTTCTCAGAGTAGTACACCCCAACCTGGTTCCTCTGTTCCCAATGCCAAGGAATCAAATGAGGGATCAACCGAGAGTGTTCCCAACCAAAGTAATGGTCAGAAAGTTGCAGTAACAAATGGGCCTAATCAGCAGCCTCATAATGAAGGCGAAGGCAGAAGTAAAAAGAAAGTCAACTTCCAACCAAAAGGAAAGGGAATTGGTGCTGTGGCCAAGGGTAGATCTTCAACTCCTGGCTGGACTGGGGCTGGCTTCGATGTAGATGGCAGAACCTGA
- the LOC114369880 gene encoding probable fructokinase-7, giving the protein MAHFTSSGKSDNLTKEDCIGKSALVVCFGEILIDFVPTVCGVSLAEAPAFKKAPGGAPANVAVGISRLGGSSAFVGKVGADEFGYMLVDILKKNNVETSGMKFDPNARTALAFVTLRADGEREFLFFRNPSADMLLQESELDENLIKKAKIFHYGSISLIDEPCKSAHLAAMRFAKESGCILSYDPNLRLALWPSAEAARDGIMSIWDQADIIKISEEEITFLTGGDDPYDDNVVLNKLFHPNLKLLIVTEGSEGCRYYTKEFKGRVAGVEVKPVDTTGAGDAFVSGIIYSLASDQSLFQNEEHLRKALYFANVCGAITVTERGAIPALPTKEAVLQFAAT; this is encoded by the exons ATGGCCCACTTTACCTCCTCAG GTAAATCAGACAATCTCACCAAAGAAGACTGTATTGGAAAAAGTGCGCTGGTTGTTTGCTTTGGTGAAATTTTAATAGACTTTGTGCCAACAGTGTGTGGAGTGTCACTAGCTGAAGCACCTGCTTTCAAGAAAGCTCCTGGTGGTGCTCCTGCCAATGTGGCTGTTGGAATCTCTAGGCTTGGGGGTTCATCTGCCTTTGTAGGCAAG GTTGGAGCAGATGAATTTGGGTATATGTTGGTTGATATTTTAAAGAAGAACAATGTTGAGACATCTGGCATGAAGTTTGACCCTAATGCAAGAACTGCGTTAGCTTTTGTTACACTTAGAGCTGATGGTGAGCGCGAGTTCTTGTTTTTCCGAAATCCTAGTGCTGATATGCTACTTCAAGAGTCAGAACTTGATGAAAATCTCATAAAGAAG GCTAAAATTTTCCATTATGGTTCCATCAGCTTGATTGATGAGCCATGCAAGTCTGCTCATCTTGCTGCTATGAGATTTGCTAAAGAATCTGGTTGCATTCTTTCATATGATCCAAATTTGAGATTGGCACTATGGCCATCAGCTGAGGCTGCTAGGGATGGCATAATGAGTATATGGGATCAAGCTGATATCATAAAG ATAAGTGAGGAAGAGATTACATTTTTGACTGGTGGTGATGATCCTTATGATGATAATGTTGTATTAAATAAGCTTTTTCACCCTAATCTCAAGCTTTTAATAGTTACTGAAGGGTCAGAAGGTTGTAGATATTACACCAAG GAATTTAAGGGCAGGGTTGCTGGTGTTGAAGTTAAACCCGTAGACACAACTGGTGCTGGTGATGCATTTGTTAGTGGGATTATCTATAGCTTAGCTTCCGATCAAAGCCTTTTCCAG AATGAGGAGCATCTCCGAAAAGCTCTATATTTTGCCAATGTATGCGGTGCGATCACGGTAACAGAAAGAGGGGCAATTCCTGCATTACCTACAAAAGAAGCTGTTCTTCAATTCGCTGCAACATAA
- the LOC114369881 gene encoding MADS-box transcription factor 17-like isoform X3, translating into MGRGKVVLERIQNKINRQVTFSKRRNGLLKKAFELSVLCDAEIALVIFSSRGKLFQYSSTDINRIIEKYRQCCFNMSQTGDVAEHQSEQELLVLRVKHESLQRTQRNLLGEELEPLSMKELHSLEKQLDRTLAQARKHLTQKLVSRIDELHGKVHSLEQANKHLESQERGKYTQICEGSPNGHILQDKQVNQFEYGTAGSFRLQQEQTTASKGKEIETIEDWLRPKQS; encoded by the exons ATGGGAAGAGGGAAGGTGGTTCTGGAGAGAATACAGAACAAGATCAATCGCCAAGTAACCTTCTCAAAGCGCAGAAATGGTTTGCTCAAGAAAGCTTTCGAGCTATCTGTTCTATGCGATGCTGAAATCGCTCTCGTCATCTTCTCCAGCCGTGGCAAGCTTTTTCAGTATAGTAGCACTGA CATTAACAGAATCATTGAGAAGTATCGTCAATGCTGCTTCAACATGTCTCAGACTGGCGATGTAGCTGAACATCAATCGGAGCAG GAGCTTTTGGTATTAAGAGTCAAGCATGAGTCACTCCAGCGGACTCAAAG GAATCTTCTGGGAGAAGAACTAGAGCCACTTAGCATGAAAGAATTGCATAGTTTAGAGAAACAACTGGATAGAACGCTTGCACAAGCTCGGAagcacctg ACACAGAAGCTGGTATCACGAATTGACGAATTACATGGAAAG GTGCATAGCCTGGAGCAGGCTAACAAGCATTTGGAATCTCag GAAAGAGGTAAATATACCCAGATTTGTGAAGGTTCTCCTAATGGCCATATTTTGCAAGATAAACAAGTCAATCAGTTTGAATATGGAACAGCAGG TTCGTTTCGGCTTCAGCAAGAGCAAACTACTGCTtccaaaggaaaagaaatagagACGATCGAGGACTGGTTGAGGCCAAAGCAgtcataa
- the LOC114369881 gene encoding MADS-box transcription factor 17-like isoform X4: MGRGKVVLERIQNKINRQVTFSKRRNGLLKKAFELSVLCDAEIALVIFSSRGKLFQYSSTEIIEKYRQCCFNMSQTGDVAEHQSEQELLVLRVKHESLQRTQRNLLGEELEPLSMKELHSLEKQLDRTLAQARKHLTQKLVSRIDELHGKVHSLEQANKHLESQERGKYTQICEGSPNGHILQDKQVNQFEYGTAGSFRLQQEQTTASKGKEIETIEDWLRPKQS, from the exons ATGGGAAGAGGGAAGGTGGTTCTGGAGAGAATACAGAACAAGATCAATCGCCAAGTAACCTTCTCAAAGCGCAGAAATGGTTTGCTCAAGAAAGCTTTCGAGCTATCTGTTCTATGCGATGCTGAAATCGCTCTCGTCATCTTCTCCAGCCGTGGCAAGCTTTTTCAGTATAGTAGCACTGA AATCATTGAGAAGTATCGTCAATGCTGCTTCAACATGTCTCAGACTGGCGATGTAGCTGAACATCAATCGGAGCAG GAGCTTTTGGTATTAAGAGTCAAGCATGAGTCACTCCAGCGGACTCAAAG GAATCTTCTGGGAGAAGAACTAGAGCCACTTAGCATGAAAGAATTGCATAGTTTAGAGAAACAACTGGATAGAACGCTTGCACAAGCTCGGAagcacctg ACACAGAAGCTGGTATCACGAATTGACGAATTACATGGAAAG GTGCATAGCCTGGAGCAGGCTAACAAGCATTTGGAATCTCag GAAAGAGGTAAATATACCCAGATTTGTGAAGGTTCTCCTAATGGCCATATTTTGCAAGATAAACAAGTCAATCAGTTTGAATATGGAACAGCAGG TTCGTTTCGGCTTCAGCAAGAGCAAACTACTGCTtccaaaggaaaagaaatagagACGATCGAGGACTGGTTGAGGCCAAAGCAgtcataa
- the LOC114369881 gene encoding MADS-box transcription factor 17-like isoform X2, translated as MGRGKVVLERIQNKINRQVTFSKRRNGLLKKAFELSVLCDAEIALVIFSSRGKLFQYSSTEIIEKYRQCCFNMSQTGDVAEHQSEQCLYQELLVLRVKHESLQRTQRNLLGEELEPLSMKELHSLEKQLDRTLAQARKHLTQKLVSRIDELHGKVHSLEQANKHLESQERGKYTQICEGSPNGHILQDKQVNQFEYGTAGSFRLQQEQTTASKGKEIETIEDWLRPKQS; from the exons ATGGGAAGAGGGAAGGTGGTTCTGGAGAGAATACAGAACAAGATCAATCGCCAAGTAACCTTCTCAAAGCGCAGAAATGGTTTGCTCAAGAAAGCTTTCGAGCTATCTGTTCTATGCGATGCTGAAATCGCTCTCGTCATCTTCTCCAGCCGTGGCAAGCTTTTTCAGTATAGTAGCACTGA AATCATTGAGAAGTATCGTCAATGCTGCTTCAACATGTCTCAGACTGGCGATGTAGCTGAACATCAATCGGAGCAG TGCTTATACCAGGAGCTTTTGGTATTAAGAGTCAAGCATGAGTCACTCCAGCGGACTCAAAG GAATCTTCTGGGAGAAGAACTAGAGCCACTTAGCATGAAAGAATTGCATAGTTTAGAGAAACAACTGGATAGAACGCTTGCACAAGCTCGGAagcacctg ACACAGAAGCTGGTATCACGAATTGACGAATTACATGGAAAG GTGCATAGCCTGGAGCAGGCTAACAAGCATTTGGAATCTCag GAAAGAGGTAAATATACCCAGATTTGTGAAGGTTCTCCTAATGGCCATATTTTGCAAGATAAACAAGTCAATCAGTTTGAATATGGAACAGCAGG TTCGTTTCGGCTTCAGCAAGAGCAAACTACTGCTtccaaaggaaaagaaatagagACGATCGAGGACTGGTTGAGGCCAAAGCAgtcataa
- the LOC114369881 gene encoding MADS-box transcription factor 17-like isoform X1, whose amino-acid sequence MGRGKVVLERIQNKINRQVTFSKRRNGLLKKAFELSVLCDAEIALVIFSSRGKLFQYSSTDINRIIEKYRQCCFNMSQTGDVAEHQSEQCLYQELLVLRVKHESLQRTQRNLLGEELEPLSMKELHSLEKQLDRTLAQARKHLTQKLVSRIDELHGKVHSLEQANKHLESQERGKYTQICEGSPNGHILQDKQVNQFEYGTAGSFRLQQEQTTASKGKEIETIEDWLRPKQS is encoded by the exons ATGGGAAGAGGGAAGGTGGTTCTGGAGAGAATACAGAACAAGATCAATCGCCAAGTAACCTTCTCAAAGCGCAGAAATGGTTTGCTCAAGAAAGCTTTCGAGCTATCTGTTCTATGCGATGCTGAAATCGCTCTCGTCATCTTCTCCAGCCGTGGCAAGCTTTTTCAGTATAGTAGCACTGA CATTAACAGAATCATTGAGAAGTATCGTCAATGCTGCTTCAACATGTCTCAGACTGGCGATGTAGCTGAACATCAATCGGAGCAG TGCTTATACCAGGAGCTTTTGGTATTAAGAGTCAAGCATGAGTCACTCCAGCGGACTCAAAG GAATCTTCTGGGAGAAGAACTAGAGCCACTTAGCATGAAAGAATTGCATAGTTTAGAGAAACAACTGGATAGAACGCTTGCACAAGCTCGGAagcacctg ACACAGAAGCTGGTATCACGAATTGACGAATTACATGGAAAG GTGCATAGCCTGGAGCAGGCTAACAAGCATTTGGAATCTCag GAAAGAGGTAAATATACCCAGATTTGTGAAGGTTCTCCTAATGGCCATATTTTGCAAGATAAACAAGTCAATCAGTTTGAATATGGAACAGCAGG TTCGTTTCGGCTTCAGCAAGAGCAAACTACTGCTtccaaaggaaaagaaatagagACGATCGAGGACTGGTTGAGGCCAAAGCAgtcataa